One Mycobacterium marseillense DNA window includes the following coding sequences:
- a CDS encoding enoyl-CoA hydratase/isomerase family protein — protein sequence MSQGAGAAGAEGSVTVHRDGAVLLVTLDRPSRRNSLTQLMIGALIESLTAAASDDSLRAVHIRGAGDDFCAGSDWVAANDPGGQRPRTGDLVRRVPHAAHRVIELVAGIQLPVVCSVRGWAVGFGCNLALAADFTVAAGDAVFWEPFLDRGFSPDSGSTWLLPRLVGLARARRMLLLGEKVSGHDAADWGLIHQAVSGPDLDRAAEELVGRLASGPTAAIGLAKQALNFGQHATLSQSLNQELFNLELSCRTGDFKEGLEAFRQRRDPDFRGR from the coding sequence GTGAGTCAAGGGGCCGGCGCGGCCGGAGCCGAGGGTTCGGTGACAGTGCACCGAGACGGTGCGGTGTTACTGGTCACGCTCGATCGCCCGTCGCGGCGTAACTCGTTGACGCAGTTGATGATCGGGGCTCTGATCGAGTCGCTGACCGCTGCCGCATCCGACGACTCGCTGCGCGCCGTGCACATCCGCGGCGCCGGAGACGATTTCTGCGCCGGCTCCGATTGGGTGGCCGCCAACGACCCCGGCGGCCAACGTCCCCGCACCGGTGATCTGGTGCGCCGGGTGCCCCATGCCGCCCACCGCGTGATCGAACTCGTCGCCGGCATCCAACTGCCGGTGGTGTGCAGCGTGCGGGGATGGGCCGTGGGATTCGGTTGCAACCTCGCCTTGGCCGCGGACTTCACCGTGGCCGCCGGCGATGCGGTGTTCTGGGAACCGTTCCTCGACCGCGGATTCAGCCCGGACTCGGGGTCCACCTGGCTGCTACCCCGCCTCGTCGGCCTGGCACGGGCCCGGCGGATGCTACTGCTCGGCGAGAAGGTCAGTGGGCACGACGCGGCCGATTGGGGGCTTATCCACCAGGCGGTGAGCGGCCCCGATCTCGACCGCGCCGCCGAGGAGCTGGTCGGCCGGTTGGCCTCCGGCCCGACGGCCGCAATCGGGCTGGCCAAGCAGGCCCTGAATTTCGGGCAGCATGCCACGCTGAGCCAGTCGCTGAACCAGGAGCTGTTTAATCTGGAATTATCTTGCCGGACAGGAGATTTCAAGGAGGGCCTGGAGGCCTTCCGGCAGCGGCGGGACCCGGACTTTCGTGGACGCTAG
- a CDS encoding enoyl-CoA hydratase/isomerase family protein, translating into MTASSTTDDRVLFDIDPDRHIATITLNNPQQRNSYDASMREAVARCLDQVADDDDLTVVLLRGTEGVFSTGADMNNAYGWYGDKAKASDDTAAKRRPSQRRRLTVDRKTFGFYHNFMGFPKVTVGEIAGYALGGGFEMALMTDIAVIARDTKIGMPATRFLGPALGSLHMFFHRLGPVLARRLLLTGDIIEAGEIEHLGIFTDTCDPGSVTARARYWAEKAAKMPADGVVIAKEAFRLVEQSQVYQGEEVASYLFHAFGTNLQFGPDEFNFVKTRAQHGAKEAFRLRDEHFHVPEPEA; encoded by the coding sequence ATGACCGCTTCGAGCACCACCGACGACCGCGTGCTCTTCGACATCGATCCCGACCGGCACATCGCGACGATCACGCTGAACAATCCCCAACAGCGCAACTCCTATGACGCCAGCATGCGCGAGGCCGTCGCCCGCTGCCTGGACCAGGTGGCCGATGACGACGACCTCACGGTGGTGTTGTTACGCGGAACCGAGGGAGTCTTTTCCACCGGGGCCGACATGAACAATGCGTACGGGTGGTACGGCGACAAGGCCAAGGCGTCTGACGACACAGCGGCCAAACGTCGCCCGAGTCAGCGCCGTCGACTTACCGTGGACCGCAAGACTTTTGGCTTCTATCACAACTTCATGGGTTTCCCCAAGGTCACGGTGGGGGAGATCGCCGGCTACGCGCTCGGCGGCGGTTTCGAGATGGCTTTGATGACCGACATCGCGGTCATCGCGCGGGACACCAAGATCGGCATGCCGGCGACCCGCTTCCTGGGTCCCGCGCTGGGCAGCTTGCACATGTTCTTCCATCGGCTCGGGCCGGTGCTGGCCCGGCGCCTGCTGTTGACCGGCGACATCATCGAGGCGGGCGAGATCGAGCACCTCGGAATCTTCACGGACACCTGCGATCCCGGCTCGGTGACGGCCCGGGCGCGCTACTGGGCCGAGAAGGCGGCGAAGATGCCGGCCGACGGGGTCGTCATCGCCAAGGAGGCATTCCGACTCGTCGAGCAGAGCCAGGTGTATCAGGGCGAGGAGGTCGCCAGCTATCTGTTCCACGCCTTCGGCACCAACCTGCAATTCGGGCCGGACGAATTCAACTTCGTCAAGACCCGCGCGCAGCATGGCGCCAAAGAGGCCTTCCGGCTACGCGACGAGCACTTCCACGTGCCCGAACCCGAGGCGTGA
- a CDS encoding TetR/AcrR family transcriptional regulator: protein MEVPVVAKQATADKRQRRERGSINPDDIISGAFELAEEVSIDNLSMPLLGKHLGVGVTSIYWYFRKKDDLLNAMTDRALSKYVFATPYVEASDWRETLRNHARLMRKTFMGNPILCDLILIRAALSPKAARMGAQEMEKAVSNLVEAGLSPEDAFDTYSAVSVHVRGSVVLQRLYEKNQSSDVGPRAIEDAVAIDPEKTPLLAQVTRIGHRIGAPDETNFEYGLTCILDHASRLIDESNAPKGKAGASRQRKTPTPRARSKAPANR, encoded by the coding sequence ATGGAGGTGCCCGTAGTGGCAAAACAGGCAACCGCCGATAAGCGTCAGCGGCGCGAACGCGGGTCCATCAATCCCGACGACATCATCAGCGGCGCATTCGAACTCGCCGAGGAGGTGTCGATCGACAACCTGAGCATGCCGCTGCTCGGCAAACATCTCGGCGTGGGTGTGACGAGCATCTACTGGTACTTCCGCAAGAAGGACGACCTGCTCAATGCGATGACCGACCGCGCACTGAGCAAGTATGTGTTCGCCACTCCCTATGTCGAAGCCAGCGACTGGCGCGAGACCCTGCGCAACCACGCGCGCTTGATGCGTAAGACGTTCATGGGTAACCCAATTCTGTGCGACCTGATTTTGATTCGCGCGGCGCTGTCTCCTAAAGCGGCGCGCATGGGCGCGCAGGAGATGGAAAAAGCGGTTTCCAATCTGGTGGAGGCCGGCTTGTCACCGGAGGACGCGTTCGACACCTATTCGGCGGTTTCGGTTCACGTCCGCGGATCGGTGGTGCTGCAACGACTCTACGAAAAGAACCAGTCGTCGGATGTCGGTCCCCGCGCCATCGAGGACGCCGTTGCCATCGACCCCGAAAAGACCCCGCTCCTTGCCCAAGTCACGCGAATCGGGCACCGGATCGGGGCCCCCGACGAAACGAATTTCGAGTACGGGCTGACCTGCATCCTCGATCACGCCAGCAGGCTGATCGACGAGAGCAACGCACCCAAGGGCAAGGCGGGGGCGAGCCGCCAGCGCAAGACGCCGACGCCGCGGGCCCGGTCCAAGGCGCCGGCGAACCGCTAG
- a CDS encoding SDR family NAD(P)-dependent oxidoreductase, with product MDLGLANATAVVVGGSRGMGLATARCLADDGARVAVVGRSRDALDSAVTDLTQRGSPDALGLVADIGDDAAVGAVFDELSQRWDGELNALVITVGPGAAGTFEDLTDEQWRQSVEDGVLGMVRCVRAALPLLRKAQWARIVNFSAHSTQRQSVMLPAYTAAKSMLTSVSKNLSLLLAKDEILVNVVSPGSIASESLVGWADSVGVDGHDPYALMEAIGKHFGHPAHMPRAGLTDEIGPVAAFLASRRNSYMTGANINVDGGSDFT from the coding sequence ATGGATCTAGGGCTGGCGAACGCCACCGCGGTGGTGGTCGGCGGTAGCCGCGGTATGGGTTTGGCCACCGCGCGCTGCCTTGCCGACGACGGAGCCCGCGTCGCGGTGGTCGGCCGTAGCCGTGACGCACTGGACTCCGCGGTGACCGATCTCACGCAGCGGGGCAGCCCGGACGCGCTCGGGCTCGTCGCCGACATCGGAGACGACGCGGCGGTCGGCGCGGTGTTCGATGAGCTTTCCCAGCGCTGGGACGGCGAACTCAACGCGTTGGTCATCACGGTGGGACCGGGCGCCGCGGGCACCTTCGAGGATTTGACCGACGAGCAATGGCGCCAGTCGGTCGAAGACGGCGTGCTGGGCATGGTCCGCTGTGTGCGGGCGGCGCTGCCGCTGCTGCGCAAGGCGCAGTGGGCGCGGATCGTGAACTTCTCGGCGCACTCGACCCAGCGGCAAAGCGTCATGCTGCCCGCTTACACCGCGGCGAAATCGATGCTGACGAGCGTGTCGAAAAACCTGTCCCTGCTGCTGGCCAAGGACGAGATCTTGGTCAACGTCGTATCGCCGGGCAGCATCGCCTCGGAATCCCTGGTCGGCTGGGCGGATTCGGTCGGCGTCGACGGCCACGATCCCTACGCCCTGATGGAGGCCATCGGCAAGCACTTCGGCCACCCCGCGCACATGCCGCGGGCGGGCCTCACCGACGAGATCGGTCCGGTCGCCGCGTTCCTCGCCTCGCGGCGCAACTCCTACATGACCGGCGCCAACATCAACGTCGACGGTGGTTCGGATTTCACCTGA
- a CDS encoding dihydrodipicolinate synthase family protein: MATAAEARAWAPGALRGIGDSLYTPFCGTDGDDIDWDAYRTLVRYCVGDLGHPMLWCTSGIAEFWSLTLDERKRLLEVAIEEARSLNPGVVVQACTAAMSAKDCLDLTLHAQEVGADIAYIQTPMMEAHGGEGVLRFFHYVAARTNIALGMFNSPSSGYVLTPAESARIYDEVPAVCATKEGAFRPAASRMLHELAPGLAVWECDKTVYRAGWLRDGIVCPAQLGTAGYLFETPERRLFSEYWDLVQSDKLIEAMDYGRESGLDQFDLDVGSWWTCYPGRADYFTHWGGAFKYAASLLGLPIGAYPHSRPPQAELPAEAKAQIEHAYQRLGLIQTVLQ, from the coding sequence GTGGCTACGGCAGCAGAGGCGCGCGCGTGGGCGCCCGGCGCATTGCGGGGGATCGGCGACTCTCTATACACCCCCTTCTGCGGCACCGACGGTGACGACATCGACTGGGACGCTTACCGGACGCTGGTGCGCTATTGCGTCGGTGACCTCGGGCACCCGATGTTGTGGTGCACCAGCGGGATCGCGGAATTCTGGTCGCTGACCCTCGACGAGCGCAAGCGTCTGCTGGAGGTCGCCATCGAGGAGGCGCGCAGTCTCAATCCCGGTGTGGTGGTGCAGGCCTGCACAGCGGCGATGTCGGCGAAGGATTGTCTGGATCTGACGCTGCACGCCCAGGAGGTGGGCGCCGACATCGCCTACATCCAGACGCCCATGATGGAGGCCCATGGGGGCGAAGGCGTCCTGCGTTTTTTCCATTACGTGGCTGCGCGCACGAATATCGCTCTGGGCATGTTCAATTCGCCGTCATCGGGTTACGTGCTGACCCCGGCCGAGAGCGCACGCATCTACGACGAGGTGCCCGCGGTGTGCGCCACGAAGGAGGGCGCCTTCCGGCCGGCGGCCAGCCGCATGCTGCACGAGCTGGCGCCCGGTCTGGCGGTGTGGGAATGCGACAAGACGGTGTACCGGGCCGGGTGGCTGCGCGACGGGATCGTGTGCCCGGCGCAGCTGGGGACCGCGGGCTACCTATTCGAGACGCCCGAGCGGCGATTGTTCTCCGAATATTGGGATTTGGTGCAGAGCGACAAGCTCATCGAGGCCATGGACTACGGCCGCGAGTCCGGGCTGGACCAGTTCGACCTGGACGTCGGATCGTGGTGGACGTGCTACCCGGGCCGTGCGGACTACTTCACCCACTGGGGCGGCGCGTTCAAGTACGCCGCGTCGCTGCTGGGGTTGCCGATCGGGGCGTACCCGCATTCCCGCCCGCCGCAGGCCGAATTGCCCGCCGAGGCGAAGGCGCAGATCGAGCATGCCTACCAGCGCCTGGGTTTGATCCAAACGGTGTTGCAGTAG
- a CDS encoding general stress protein CsbD: MVDTKSGPIELVRGIVEDVLGKTKQVIGIIIGHNDLIEEGKAQQDKADAQRSAGKKEAAAEKARGKAKTYEERERAEQQ, translated from the coding sequence ATGGTTGACACCAAGAGCGGCCCGATCGAACTGGTGCGGGGCATCGTGGAAGACGTCCTCGGGAAGACCAAGCAGGTCATCGGCATCATCATCGGCCACAACGACCTGATCGAAGAGGGTAAGGCCCAGCAGGACAAGGCGGACGCGCAGCGCAGCGCCGGGAAAAAGGAAGCCGCCGCCGAGAAGGCCCGCGGCAAGGCCAAGACGTACGAGGAACGTGAGCGGGCCGAACAGCAGTAA
- a CDS encoding enoyl-CoA hydratase: MSAADRVVTDEAVLYETTDTGVAVVTFNRPGRLNAWGPDISRGFYASIDRAEADPTVRVIVLTGAGRGFCAGADLGGAGSIDEKLGDGDTDVTKLVGDRHPHFLTELRKPIIAAVNGACVGIGLTHALMCDVRFAAAGAKFATAFTRRGLIAEYGISWILPRLAGWGASMDLLLSGRTFFAEEAAELGLVKDVVAPEQLMPRAMAYAEDIARNCSPASLAAIKRQAYGDALRDVADVSARAETLMHESLLRPDVVEGITSFLEKRPPRFPPLAT; the protein is encoded by the coding sequence ATGAGCGCCGCCGACCGTGTGGTCACCGATGAGGCGGTGCTGTATGAGACCACTGACACCGGTGTTGCGGTCGTGACGTTCAACCGCCCGGGGCGGCTCAACGCCTGGGGCCCCGACATCTCCAGGGGCTTCTACGCAAGCATCGACCGCGCCGAAGCCGATCCCACGGTCCGGGTGATCGTGTTGACCGGTGCCGGCAGGGGATTCTGCGCGGGCGCGGATCTGGGTGGCGCTGGATCCATCGACGAAAAGCTGGGTGACGGCGATACCGACGTCACCAAGCTGGTCGGCGACCGCCACCCCCACTTCCTCACCGAGTTGCGCAAGCCGATCATCGCCGCGGTCAACGGCGCGTGCGTCGGCATTGGGCTGACCCACGCCCTGATGTGTGACGTCCGGTTCGCGGCCGCCGGAGCCAAATTCGCCACCGCGTTCACCCGGCGGGGTCTGATCGCCGAGTACGGGATCTCTTGGATCCTGCCGCGGCTCGCCGGCTGGGGCGCGTCGATGGACCTGCTGTTGAGCGGGCGCACGTTTTTCGCCGAGGAGGCCGCCGAACTCGGACTGGTCAAGGACGTGGTTGCCCCCGAACAACTGATGCCGCGGGCCATGGCGTACGCCGAAGACATCGCGCGCAATTGTTCGCCGGCGTCGCTGGCGGCCATCAAGCGGCAGGCCTACGGCGATGCGCTGCGTGACGTTGCCGATGTCAGCGCGCGCGCCGAAACGCTCATGCACGAGTCGCTGCTGCGGCCCGATGTCGTCGAAGGGATTACGAGCTTCCTGGAGAAGCGGCCGCCGCGGTTCCCGCCGTTGGCCACCTAA
- a CDS encoding amidohydrolase family protein has translation MNALGYQAIDVDNHYYEPVDSFTRHLDKRFKRRGVQIVSDGKRSWALMGDRINHFIPNVTFDPIIVPGCLDLLFRGEIPEGVDPASLMKVERLSEHPEYQNRDARITVMDAQDIETVFMLPTFACGVEEALKHDIEATMASVHAFNLWLDEDWGFDRPDHRIISAPIISLADPVKAVEEVEFVLARGAKLVLVRPAPVPGLVKPRSLGDPSHDPVWARLAEAGVPVGFHLSDSGYLAIAALWGGKSTFEGFGAKDPLDQVLLDDRAIHDTMASMIVHGVFTRHPKLKAVSIENGSYFVHRLTKRLKKAANTQPQHFPEDPVEQLRNNVWIAPYYEDDLPELAEVIGVDKILFGSDWPHGEGLESPVSFVEELKAFSESDVRKIMRDNALDLLGVQVGSAA, from the coding sequence ATGAACGCGTTGGGCTACCAAGCGATCGACGTCGACAACCACTACTACGAGCCGGTCGATTCGTTCACCCGCCACCTGGACAAGCGGTTCAAGCGCCGCGGTGTGCAGATCGTCAGCGACGGCAAACGCAGCTGGGCCTTGATGGGCGACCGCATCAACCACTTCATCCCGAACGTCACCTTCGACCCGATCATCGTGCCGGGCTGCCTGGATCTGTTGTTCCGCGGCGAGATCCCGGAAGGCGTCGACCCGGCGTCGCTGATGAAAGTCGAGCGACTCTCCGAACACCCGGAGTACCAGAACCGCGACGCCCGGATCACGGTGATGGACGCCCAGGACATCGAAACGGTGTTCATGCTGCCCACGTTCGCGTGCGGGGTCGAGGAGGCGCTCAAGCACGACATCGAGGCGACGATGGCCTCGGTGCACGCATTCAACCTGTGGCTCGACGAGGACTGGGGCTTCGATCGCCCCGATCACCGCATCATCTCCGCCCCGATCATCTCGCTGGCCGATCCCGTCAAAGCCGTCGAAGAGGTCGAGTTCGTGTTGGCGCGCGGCGCCAAGCTGGTGCTGGTGCGGCCCGCGCCGGTGCCCGGGCTAGTCAAGCCCCGGTCGCTGGGCGATCCCAGCCACGATCCGGTGTGGGCCCGGCTGGCCGAAGCCGGAGTGCCGGTGGGATTCCACCTGTCCGACAGCGGCTACCTGGCGATCGCCGCTCTCTGGGGCGGGAAGTCGACCTTCGAGGGCTTCGGCGCGAAAGATCCACTGGATCAGGTGCTCCTGGACGACCGGGCCATTCACGACACCATGGCCTCGATGATCGTGCATGGCGTGTTCACCCGTCATCCGAAACTCAAGGCGGTCAGCATCGAAAACGGTTCCTACTTCGTGCACCGGCTGACCAAGCGGCTGAAGAAGGCGGCCAACACCCAGCCCCAGCATTTCCCCGAGGACCCGGTCGAACAGCTGCGCAACAACGTGTGGATCGCGCCCTACTACGAAGACGATTTGCCGGAACTGGCCGAGGTCATCGGCGTCGACAAGATCCTCTTCGGTTCCGACTGGCCACACGGGGAAGGGCTCGAATCGCCCGTGTCGTTCGTCGAGGAGCTGAAAGCATTCAGCGAGTCCGATGTTCGAAAGATCATGCGAGACAACGCCCTAGACCTCTTGGGCGTCCAAGTCGGATCGGCTGCTTGA
- a CDS encoding acyl-CoA synthetase produces MSEWTIGAVLDEIAGVIGDRTMTVCGDRRSTFAESADRTRRLANFLASKGFGAHRERASLQNWECGQDRVALVMHNDLYPDMVIGCLKARTVPVNINYYYTPREVGELLDYVQPRAVIYHRALGAKFADVLARDGADLLIAVDDGSEAPNLPGAVSLEDALAQGDTDQRVIASPDDLLMICTGGTTGRPKGVLWRQSDIYVSSMVGADHAAAQEIHDKVRGAAGAPWFAVSPLMHAAGMWTAFSAIMAGTPVVMYDTGKKLDPQTVLETAQREKVGLMTMVGDAYAAPLVAELRRGSYDLSSLYAIGTGGAATNPKYQRALVELIPQVTVINGYGSSETGNMGFGHSRRDTQSDTFTLREGGLVLSEDYSRFLCPGETEVGWAAREGRIPLGYFNDPDATRKTFPEIDGKRVVISGDRAGLEPDGTLRLFGRDSLVVNTGGEKVFVEEVEEVLRAHPAVADALVVGRPSERWGEELVALVELRGEGPEAAVTADELHTACTTQLARFKAPKEFLFVEQVQRLGNGKADYRWAKRHATAKAPMST; encoded by the coding sequence GTGAGCGAATGGACCATCGGGGCCGTCCTCGACGAGATCGCCGGCGTCATCGGCGACCGGACGATGACGGTGTGCGGCGACCGCCGCAGCACCTTCGCCGAGTCCGCGGACCGCACCCGCCGGCTGGCGAACTTCCTGGCGAGCAAGGGATTCGGCGCGCACCGTGAGCGGGCATCCCTGCAGAACTGGGAATGCGGGCAGGACCGGGTTGCGCTGGTGATGCACAACGATCTCTACCCCGACATGGTCATCGGGTGCCTCAAGGCCCGGACCGTCCCGGTGAACATCAACTACTACTACACGCCGCGCGAAGTCGGTGAACTCCTCGATTACGTACAGCCTCGGGCGGTCATCTACCACCGCGCGCTGGGCGCCAAGTTCGCCGACGTCCTCGCCCGGGACGGCGCCGATCTGCTGATCGCGGTCGACGACGGCAGCGAGGCCCCGAACCTGCCCGGTGCGGTGTCGCTGGAAGACGCGCTGGCGCAGGGGGATACCGACCAGCGCGTGATCGCGTCGCCGGATGACCTGCTGATGATCTGCACCGGCGGCACCACGGGCCGGCCCAAGGGCGTGCTGTGGCGGCAGTCCGACATCTATGTGTCGTCGATGGTGGGGGCAGACCATGCCGCCGCCCAGGAGATTCACGACAAGGTGCGCGGGGCGGCCGGGGCGCCGTGGTTCGCGGTGTCGCCACTGATGCACGCGGCCGGCATGTGGACGGCGTTCTCGGCGATCATGGCCGGCACGCCCGTGGTGATGTACGACACCGGCAAGAAGCTCGACCCGCAAACGGTGTTGGAGACGGCGCAGCGCGAGAAGGTCGGCTTGATGACGATGGTCGGCGACGCCTACGCCGCGCCGCTGGTGGCCGAATTGCGCCGCGGCTCCTACGATCTGTCGTCGCTGTATGCGATCGGCACCGGCGGCGCCGCGACGAATCCGAAATACCAACGCGCCCTGGTGGAGTTGATCCCCCAGGTGACGGTGATCAACGGGTACGGATCGTCGGAGACCGGAAACATGGGATTCGGTCACAGCCGGCGCGACACGCAATCCGACACGTTCACCCTGCGGGAGGGCGGGCTGGTGCTCTCCGAGGACTACAGCCGCTTCCTCTGTCCGGGCGAGACGGAGGTGGGTTGGGCCGCCAGGGAAGGACGAATCCCGTTGGGGTACTTCAACGATCCCGACGCCACCCGCAAGACCTTTCCCGAGATCGACGGCAAGCGGGTGGTGATATCAGGCGACCGCGCCGGGCTGGAGCCCGACGGTACGTTGCGGCTGTTCGGCCGGGACTCGCTGGTGGTCAACACCGGCGGCGAGAAGGTCTTCGTCGAGGAGGTCGAAGAGGTGCTGCGCGCCCACCCGGCGGTTGCCGACGCACTGGTGGTCGGGCGCCCCAGCGAGCGCTGGGGGGAAGAACTCGTCGCCCTCGTCGAGCTTCGGGGCGAAGGACCGGAAGCCGCCGTGACGGCCGACGAACTGCACACGGCGTGCACCACGCAACTCGCGCGGTTCAAGGCGCCCAAGGAATTCCTCTTCGTCGAGCAGGTCCAACGCCTGGGCAATGGCAAGGCCGATTACCGTTGGGCGAAACGTCACGCAACAGCAAAGGCGCCGATGTCCACATGA
- a CDS encoding amidohydrolase family protein, with product MNAIDCLVNVHFGETEKQPTWMLKVRDDYFKGPQSMFEPVEMSELIDEMDAHGVRKAILMDNLAKPSVTARKFVEDKPERFALAMGGVNLLRPMPSLRELAAVVNDLPVAYAAVGPSFWGDGQYPPSDAVYYPLYTKCAELELPLCVNTGLPGPPIPGEVQNPIHLDRVCVRFPELKLCMIHGADPWWDIAIRLLIKYANLRLMTSAWSPKRLPESLLHYMRTRGKGKVIFGSDWPVLKMHRVVPEATALDLPADVLENYLYNNAQEFFFGGQEEC from the coding sequence ATGAACGCGATCGATTGCCTGGTCAACGTGCACTTCGGCGAGACCGAGAAGCAACCGACCTGGATGCTCAAGGTGCGAGACGACTACTTCAAGGGCCCGCAGTCCATGTTCGAGCCCGTCGAGATGTCCGAGCTGATCGACGAAATGGACGCGCACGGCGTGCGCAAAGCCATCCTGATGGACAACCTCGCCAAGCCCTCGGTGACGGCGCGCAAATTCGTCGAGGACAAGCCCGAGCGGTTCGCCCTGGCCATGGGCGGGGTGAACCTGCTGCGGCCGATGCCCTCCCTGCGGGAGCTTGCCGCCGTCGTCAACGACCTGCCTGTGGCGTATGCGGCTGTGGGGCCCAGCTTTTGGGGTGACGGCCAGTACCCGCCCAGCGACGCCGTCTATTACCCGCTCTACACCAAGTGCGCCGAGCTCGAGCTTCCGCTGTGCGTCAACACCGGCCTGCCCGGGCCGCCCATCCCCGGGGAGGTGCAGAATCCGATTCACCTCGACCGGGTGTGCGTGCGGTTCCCGGAACTCAAACTGTGCATGATCCACGGCGCAGATCCCTGGTGGGACATCGCGATCAGGCTGCTGATCAAATACGCCAACCTGCGCCTGATGACGTCGGCATGGTCGCCGAAGCGACTACCGGAGAGCCTGCTGCACTACATGCGGACCCGCGGGAAGGGCAAGGTGATCTTCGGTTCCGATTGGCCCGTCCTGAAAATGCACCGCGTCGTGCCCGAGGCCACCGCGCTGGATCTGCCCGCCGACGTCCTCGAGAACTATCTCTACAACAACGCCCAAGAATTCTTCTTCGGTGGTCAGGAGGAATGCTGA
- a CDS encoding acyl-CoA dehydrogenase family protein: MDRYELRRLDYSLTSDHEALQAAYRDFFKTHCPIETVRAAEETGFDKNLWERLCAMGATTMAVPESAGGDGATLVDLTLVAEEIGRSLAPVPWIDQVCAARLLARLGAVEPDVVQGKRLVAFDPQHDGGSGARLLPTGSIADQVIVRDGADVVALTFGTRPTKVDNIGRLPMAWVDPATADTRAVLASGSDALAEYQRALDEWRVLSAAALVGLVDETMTIAAEFAKTRYTLGVPISTLQGISHPLANIAITVQGGRNLARRAAWFLDNEPDERPELAPAAFVFMAEEAAKAATMAVHVQGGLGVSAEAAATAYLVRARGWALAGGDPGASAKHIGELVAARESREGA; the protein is encoded by the coding sequence ATGGACCGTTACGAACTACGCAGGCTCGACTACAGCCTGACCAGCGATCACGAGGCGTTGCAGGCCGCGTACCGCGATTTCTTCAAGACGCATTGCCCGATCGAGACCGTGCGCGCCGCGGAGGAGACCGGCTTCGACAAGAACCTCTGGGAGCGGTTGTGCGCCATGGGCGCAACCACGATGGCCGTGCCGGAATCGGCGGGCGGAGACGGCGCGACGCTCGTCGACCTGACCTTGGTGGCCGAGGAGATCGGCCGGTCGCTGGCGCCGGTGCCGTGGATCGATCAAGTCTGCGCCGCGCGCCTGCTGGCCCGGCTCGGCGCCGTGGAACCCGATGTGGTGCAAGGCAAGCGACTGGTTGCCTTCGATCCCCAGCACGACGGCGGGTCCGGGGCGCGGCTGCTGCCCACCGGGTCGATCGCCGACCAGGTCATCGTGCGCGACGGCGCGGATGTCGTCGCGCTGACCTTCGGTACCCGCCCGACAAAGGTCGACAACATCGGCCGCCTGCCGATGGCCTGGGTGGATCCGGCGACCGCCGACACCCGCGCCGTGCTGGCCAGCGGATCCGATGCGCTGGCGGAATATCAACGCGCGCTGGATGAGTGGCGGGTGCTGTCGGCCGCGGCGTTGGTGGGCCTGGTCGACGAAACCATGACGATCGCCGCCGAGTTCGCCAAAACCCGCTACACGCTGGGCGTGCCGATTTCGACGCTGCAGGGCATCTCCCATCCACTGGCCAACATCGCCATCACGGTGCAGGGTGGCCGCAATCTGGCGCGGCGCGCGGCCTGGTTCCTGGACAACGAGCCCGACGAACGCCCCGAGTTGGCGCCGGCGGCCTTCGTGTTCATGGCGGAAGAAGCGGCGAAGGCCGCGACCATGGCCGTGCATGTGCAGGGCGGTCTCGGCGTGTCGGCGGAGGCAGCCGCGACGGCCTATCTGGTGCGGGCCCGCGGCTGGGCCCTGGCCGGCGGGGATCCCGGCGCCAGCGCGAAGCACATCGGCGAACTCGTCGCCGCGCGCGAGAGTAGAGAGGGCGCATAG